Proteins found in one Paenibacillus sp. FSL R10-2782 genomic segment:
- the ruvA gene encoding Holliday junction branch migration protein RuvA, with protein sequence MIDFLRGSVAHLENEYVVLDVQGVGYRVFCPNPYAFAKTEGPIVIYIHHHVRDDATLLFGFATREEQQLFRKLIDVSGIGPRVALGILGGGTPTHVVTAIYQENIAFLTKLPGIGKKTAQRMILDLKDKLDGIGSVGIATGLFAEPVVEEGEGSYWSEAREALKALGYTDAELDKVWSRMKKDAKPDESADILMKRALQLLFAG encoded by the coding sequence ATGATAGATTTCTTGCGTGGTTCTGTGGCTCACTTGGAAAATGAATATGTCGTATTGGATGTACAAGGGGTTGGGTACCGGGTATTTTGTCCGAACCCTTATGCCTTTGCTAAAACAGAAGGGCCGATTGTCATCTATATTCATCATCATGTAAGGGACGATGCTACTTTACTGTTCGGGTTTGCGACTCGTGAGGAACAGCAGTTGTTCCGTAAGCTGATTGATGTATCCGGAATTGGGCCGCGTGTGGCGCTTGGTATTTTGGGAGGCGGTACACCCACTCATGTGGTAACGGCAATCTATCAAGAGAACATCGCGTTTCTCACCAAGCTGCCGGGCATCGGTAAAAAGACGGCGCAACGCATGATTCTGGATTTGAAGGACAAGCTGGACGGCATCGGCTCAGTCGGGATCGCGACCGGATTGTTTGCGGAGCCTGTCGTGGAGGAAGGCGAGGGTTCCTATTGGAGCGAGGCACGAGAAGCACTTAAGGCGCTGGGCTACACAGATGCGGAGCTGGATAAGGTATGGAGCAGAATGAAGAAAGACGCGAAACCTGATGAATCTGCCGATATTTTGATGAAACGGGCTTTGCAACTGTTGTTTGCCGGATAG
- a CDS encoding IS3 family transposase (programmed frameshift): MAKVTTQEKIQAVKRYLEGKEGQKSIARSIGVSHSILLTWIRQYEHHGEQGFENGYTTYSVEDKLKVLHYINEHGTSIREAAAIFNIPTHSLVLRWKNQLETEGVDALKSKKKGRPSMKEESKKPTPVEGSIEALQAEIERLRMENAYFKKVECLSSKQGKITKQDKVKVIFELRLKYPVTALLQLAQIPRSTYYYWVNTFGEPDKDADLKSRIQAIYQEHKGRYGYRRIRDQLHSEKLQVNHKKVQRIMSELGLKCTVRMKKYRSYKGTVGKIAPNILNRDFNATKPNEKWVTDITEFKLFGEKLYLSPLLDLFNGEIITYTVESRPVYSLVSKMLDKALEQINEGDSLMIHSDQGWHYQMSPYQHTLKEHGITQSMSRKGNCYDNAVIESFFGILKSEFLYTQEFESIEHFKEELDQYITYYNNDRIKTRLKGMSPAQYRAHTLKIA; encoded by the exons ATGGCTAAAGTGACCACACAAGAAAAAATACAAGCGGTAAAAAGGTATCTTGAAGGGAAGGAAGGACAGAAAAGCATAGCGAGGAGTATAGGAGTATCGCATAGTATACTCCTAACATGGATTCGACAGTACGAACATCATGGAGAACAGGGTTTTGAAAATGGCTATACAACCTATTCCGTGGAAGATAAACTAAAGGTGCTTCATTATATAAACGAACATGGGACATCTATCCGCGAAGCAGCTGCGATCTTCAATATACCAACACATTCTCTGGTACTACGTTGGAAGAACCAACTAGAGACAGAAGGTGTAGATGCCCTCAAATCAAAGAAAAAGGGGCGTCCATCCATGAAAGAAGAATCCAAGAAACCTACTCCAGTTGAAGGCTCTATCGAGGCGTTACAAGCGGAAATAGAACGTTTGCGTATGGAGAATGCCTACT TTAAAAAAGTTGAATGCCTTAGTTCAAAGCAAGGAAAAATCACAAAGCAAGACAAAGTGAAAGTCATTTTTGAACTAAGGCTGAAATACCCCGTTACGGCTCTGCTGCAACTGGCTCAGATACCACGTAGTACGTATTACTACTGGGTGAACACATTCGGAGAACCAGATAAAGATGCTGACTTAAAATCCCGTATTCAAGCCATTTATCAAGAGCATAAAGGCCGCTATGGATACCGCCGAATTCGAGATCAATTGCACAGTGAAAAGCTCCAAGTCAACCATAAAAAAGTACAACGAATCATGAGTGAACTTGGTTTGAAATGTACGGTACGAATGAAAAAGTACCGTTCATATAAAGGAACTGTTGGTAAAATCGCACCCAACATTTTAAATCGAGACTTCAACGCAACGAAGCCTAATGAAAAATGGGTGACGGATATTACGGAATTCAAGTTATTTGGTGAGAAGCTGTATTTATCCCCCCTATTGGACTTATTTAACGGTGAAATCATTACGTATACAGTGGAATCACGCCCCGTCTACTCTCTTGTTTCCAAGATGCTGGACAAGGCATTGGAACAAATAAATGAAGGAGATTCGCTCATGATTCATTCAGATCAGGGATGGCACTACCAAATGAGCCCATACCAACACACGTTAAAGGAACATGGAATAACACAAAGTATGTCGCGTAAAGGCAATTGCTATGACAATGCCGTGATCGAGAGCTTCTTTGGCATTCTAAAATCCGAATTTTTATACACACAAGAATTTGAAAGCATCGAACACTTCAAAGAGGAACTTGATCAATATATCACGTACTACAATAACGACCGTATAAAGACAAGATTAAAGGGCATGAGTCCCGCTCAATACCGGGCTCATACCCTCAAGATAGCTTAA
- a CDS encoding ACT domain-containing protein — protein MKERYYLVREDILPEAIVKTIQVKLLLASGDAKTVHDAVEQVGLSRSAFYKYKDGIHLVNQLERERIVNISIDLEHQSGMLSRVLGKVADYGGNVLTIQQSIPLQGRANVVISVEMSRLSEELGVLLEGLETISGVKRVRLIGQG, from the coding sequence GTGAAAGAGCGCTATTACTTGGTACGGGAAGATATTTTACCTGAAGCTATCGTTAAGACGATCCAGGTCAAGCTGTTGCTTGCTTCGGGAGATGCTAAAACCGTGCATGACGCCGTGGAGCAAGTCGGGCTAAGTCGAAGCGCCTTTTATAAATATAAGGATGGTATTCATTTGGTCAACCAGTTGGAGCGTGAGCGAATTGTCAATATCTCCATTGATTTGGAGCATCAATCCGGCATGCTGTCCAGAGTTCTCGGCAAGGTGGCAGATTACGGAGGCAATGTGCTAACGATCCAGCAGAGTATCCCGCTGCAAGGCAGAGCCAACGTTGTCATTTCAGTAGAAATGTCCAGACTCAGTGAAGAGCTTGGGGTTCTGCTGGAGGGACTGGAGACTATATCCGGTGTTAAGCGTGTTCGCCTGATTGGGCAAGGTTAA
- a CDS encoding homoserine dehydrogenase translates to MKPVKVGLLGLGTVGTGVVRIVEGNQEDLSRQVGSPIIIEKIAVKNIEKYRSIEVDPTKLTEDPWEVIRDPEIDVIIEVMGGVDQTKKYILEALERGKHIVTANKDLMALHGSEVLAKAQEKQCDIFYEASVAGGIPIIRTLIEGFSSDRITRIMGIVNGTTNFILTKMSQEGASYEEVLKEAQNLGYAESDPTSDVEGLDAARKMAILGTLGFRSDVELKDVSVTGISKVSSEDIAFAKTLGYEMKLLGIAERQGDEFTINVQPTMVRKQHPLASVNGVFNAVYVHGEAVGETMFYGAGAGEMPTATSVVADLVAVVKNLKLGVNGLKAIVPYNPKKISSDEDVYFKNFVLLHVDDKAGVLAQITQVFAEFNVSLASVVQQPNEVNPDAEIIIVTHLASKASMKKVLEHFESLDVIRRIKSVYRVEG, encoded by the coding sequence ATGAAACCGGTCAAAGTAGGATTGTTAGGGTTAGGAACGGTAGGAACGGGAGTCGTTCGAATTGTGGAAGGAAATCAGGAAGATTTGAGCAGACAAGTCGGTTCGCCGATCATTATTGAGAAAATAGCTGTGAAAAATATAGAGAAATATCGTTCCATTGAAGTCGATCCCACCAAGCTTACAGAGGATCCGTGGGAGGTCATCCGTGATCCCGAGATTGATGTTATTATCGAAGTCATGGGTGGCGTGGATCAGACGAAGAAGTACATTCTTGAAGCGCTGGAGCGCGGAAAGCATATCGTAACAGCGAACAAGGACTTAATGGCTCTGCATGGCTCTGAAGTGCTGGCGAAGGCGCAGGAAAAGCAGTGTGATATTTTTTATGAAGCTAGTGTAGCGGGCGGTATTCCGATTATTCGTACGCTGATTGAAGGCTTCTCCTCAGATCGCATTACTCGTATTATGGGGATTGTGAACGGTACAACCAATTTCATTTTAACCAAAATGAGTCAGGAGGGGGCTTCTTACGAGGAAGTTCTCAAGGAAGCGCAGAATCTTGGATACGCAGAATCTGATCCGACTTCAGACGTGGAGGGCCTGGATGCTGCCCGCAAAATGGCTATCCTTGGTACGCTCGGCTTCCGTTCCGATGTAGAGCTTAAGGACGTAAGTGTTACTGGTATTTCAAAGGTATCCAGTGAGGATATCGCTTTTGCCAAAACACTGGGCTATGAAATGAAACTGCTTGGCATTGCGGAGCGTCAGGGTGATGAATTTACGATCAATGTTCAGCCGACGATGGTACGCAAGCAGCATCCTTTGGCCTCAGTGAACGGGGTATTCAACGCGGTTTATGTACACGGAGAAGCCGTGGGTGAAACCATGTTCTATGGTGCGGGCGCAGGAGAAATGCCGACAGCTACATCGGTTGTTGCTGATCTGGTTGCTGTAGTGAAGAACCTCAAGCTCGGCGTGAATGGGCTTAAGGCCATCGTACCTTATAACCCTAAAAAAATCAGCAGTGACGAGGACGTGTATTTCAAAAACTTCGTACTCTTGCATGTAGATGATAAGGCCGGAGTATTGGCGCAGATCACGCAGGTATTTGCTGAATTCAACGTCAGTCTGGCATCTGTGGTGCAGCAGCCTAATGAGGTCAATCCAGATGCTGAAATTATTATCGTAACCCATTTGGCCAGTAAGGCGAGTATGAAAAAGGTTCTGGAGCATTTTGAATCTCTGGATGTCATTCGGCGCATCAAGAGTGTGTATCGGGTAGAGGGATAG
- a CDS encoding BofC C-terminal domain-containing protein, with protein sequence MKRLSWKKQIKRRWKQWRRTVWACTIFGSACLLAGLGILFSRHMQTMLSQPLATTVMADVDTEEPSHTSPAEVHSSQVQVLQSIRASGISRKTHLLTTYVCGTETLSLGTLSSQQLESLLKQHPDWKGRLNSRGEVWLERKVEDLSELCKQHAYMGMSMDGQLTLFEGPPKKEKVIRTFFQLDVGSMETALPEGVYEQLQQGIRVQDMNEYNSVISTFSDFAVERTQRVLKQQY encoded by the coding sequence GTGAAGCGATTAAGCTGGAAAAAACAAATTAAACGACGCTGGAAGCAGTGGAGAAGAACGGTGTGGGCCTGTACTATTTTTGGATCGGCTTGTTTGCTGGCAGGTTTAGGTATCCTGTTTTCACGTCATATGCAGACTATGCTGTCACAGCCCCTTGCTACTACCGTTATGGCGGACGTTGATACGGAGGAGCCTTCACACACGAGTCCGGCTGAAGTGCATTCCTCGCAGGTGCAGGTATTGCAAAGTATTCGTGCTTCTGGCATCAGCAGAAAGACTCATTTGTTAACTACCTATGTGTGTGGTACAGAGACACTTTCTTTGGGAACGTTAAGTTCGCAGCAGTTAGAGAGCTTGCTGAAGCAGCATCCCGATTGGAAGGGACGGTTAAATTCCAGGGGCGAGGTGTGGCTGGAGCGTAAAGTGGAGGATTTGTCGGAGTTATGCAAGCAGCACGCCTACATGGGTATGAGTATGGATGGACAGCTTACTTTGTTTGAAGGACCGCCTAAAAAGGAAAAAGTAATTCGGACTTTCTTTCAGCTGGATGTGGGATCAATGGAGACGGCTCTGCCCGAAGGAGTGTATGAGCAGCTCCAGCAGGGAATCCGTGTGCAGGATATGAACGAATACAACAGTGTGATCTCTACTTTTAGTGATTTTGCAGTGGAGCGAACACAGCGGGTATTGAAGCAGCAATATTGA
- the ruvB gene encoding Holliday junction branch migration DNA helicase RuvB, which yields MDDRIISANLMMEDQTAELSLRPRYLNEYIGQNQVKENLKIYIEAAKMRKEALDHVLLYGPPGLGKTTLANIIANELGVNLRTTSGPAIERPGDLAALLTNLQEGDVLFIDEIHRLHRTVEEVMYPAMEDFALDIMIGKGPSARSVRLDLPPFTLIGATTRAGLLSAPLRDRFGVISRLEFYTTDELAYIVSRNADIMEIEIVGDAAEEIALRSRGTPRIANRLLKRVRDFAQVAGDGIIHSELAAEALKRLQIDPRGLDEIDHKMLKAMIHSFRGGPVGLDTIAATIGEESQTIEDVYEPYLLQIGLLQRTPRGRMVTPAAYAHLGIPMPTDSR from the coding sequence ATGGATGACCGGATTATTTCCGCCAATTTGATGATGGAAGACCAGACGGCGGAGCTAAGCCTTCGCCCCCGTTATCTGAACGAATATATCGGGCAAAATCAGGTGAAAGAAAATTTGAAAATATATATTGAAGCGGCCAAGATGCGTAAAGAGGCGCTGGATCATGTGCTGCTGTACGGTCCGCCTGGATTGGGCAAAACGACGCTCGCCAATATTATCGCCAACGAGCTGGGCGTTAATTTACGCACGACCTCAGGCCCGGCAATTGAAAGACCCGGAGATTTGGCAGCGTTGCTGACCAATCTTCAAGAGGGCGATGTTTTGTTCATTGACGAGATACATCGCCTGCACCGTACGGTGGAAGAAGTCATGTATCCGGCAATGGAGGATTTTGCGCTGGACATTATGATTGGTAAAGGCCCGAGTGCGCGTTCAGTCCGTCTGGATTTGCCGCCCTTTACGCTTATCGGGGCTACTACGCGCGCGGGGCTGCTTTCTGCGCCGTTGCGTGACCGATTTGGTGTCATTAGTCGGTTGGAGTTCTATACGACAGACGAGCTGGCCTACATCGTATCAAGGAACGCGGATATTATGGAGATTGAAATTGTCGGGGATGCAGCCGAAGAAATCGCACTGCGTTCACGGGGGACGCCACGGATTGCGAATCGGCTGTTAAAAAGGGTGCGTGATTTTGCCCAAGTTGCCGGAGACGGTATTATTCATTCAGAGTTGGCCGCAGAGGCGTTAAAGAGACTGCAAATTGATCCGCGTGGACTGGATGAAATTGATCATAAAATGCTTAAGGCGATGATTCATTCATTCCGTGGCGGGCCTGTGGGATTGGATACAATTGCAGCGACCATTGGTGAAGAAAGTCAGACGATCGAGGACGTGTATGAGCCATATTTGTTGCAAATCGGCCTTCTGCAAAGAACGCCGCGGGGTCGGATGGTCACTCCAGCGGCTTATGCTCACCTCGGAATTCCCATGCCAACGGATTCAAGGTGA
- a CDS encoding LysM peptidoglycan-binding domain-containing protein gives MKIHIVKKGDTLYLLAQKYNVSLEKVIAANPQLADPNQLSIGEKIKIPADPVAMQEQPSTVYQHKVKQGDSLWKLSKAWGVPLKLIIDANSQLKNPNALLVGETVNIPQYKGEANSPASDQKKNTGVKQEPTKPEAESPAPTANNENENLPQTKAEQTQPKAELTQPKPDNTPIPKEQMTQPKETVNVPKLPELKMPEIPATPVNPAPPQPIASEPVQPKPQLPANVELQPVTEKFCGCTNSEAATNSQWPMQQPMHDYNSPANMGPNSWYPGIGVAQPWGNASVNTSFVEQWTPSVAPNQGYQQDCEHPWSWGPVQTAPINVQPTPYPVYPDCMCPGYHPSYEAAENTSYPVYPPFIHQGYPQHPESAAQGSQWSHEWGFHHHGLPMSGYVSDNSQLQGQQSANLPHHPFAHENAPVYPLEGYTTPYMFLPDCGCREGNVESVPAFPGTQGNSESLNNGPQNEVNSSPKHKDSNVRKGKGKDTSDSAAKEDTSKAKVSGKNGTAKNQKSRKTVAMASHSTARSSRSRKNPWIKD, from the coding sequence GTGAAAATACACATCGTTAAGAAAGGCGACACACTGTACTTGCTTGCCCAGAAATATAATGTGTCGCTGGAAAAAGTGATTGCGGCCAATCCCCAGTTGGCTGATCCAAACCAGTTAAGTATCGGCGAGAAAATCAAAATTCCGGCAGACCCTGTTGCGATGCAAGAACAGCCATCAACGGTTTATCAGCACAAAGTCAAGCAGGGGGATTCATTGTGGAAGTTGTCCAAGGCATGGGGAGTCCCGCTCAAGCTAATTATTGATGCCAATTCCCAACTTAAAAACCCGAATGCTCTACTGGTCGGGGAAACCGTCAATATTCCTCAATACAAAGGCGAGGCGAACAGTCCTGCTTCGGATCAAAAGAAGAACACAGGTGTCAAGCAAGAGCCAACAAAGCCTGAAGCAGAATCACCAGCACCAACTGCAAATAATGAAAACGAAAACCTACCCCAGACCAAGGCTGAACAGACTCAACCTAAAGCGGAGCTAACTCAGCCCAAGCCAGACAACACACCTATCCCTAAAGAGCAGATGACCCAGCCTAAGGAAACAGTGAACGTTCCCAAGCTGCCTGAATTGAAAATGCCCGAAATTCCAGCGACGCCCGTAAACCCTGCCCCTCCTCAACCTATAGCTTCCGAGCCAGTTCAACCCAAACCACAGCTGCCTGCAAATGTTGAACTTCAACCTGTAACTGAGAAGTTTTGCGGTTGCACGAACTCGGAGGCAGCGACAAATTCCCAATGGCCGATGCAGCAGCCAATGCACGATTACAACTCACCAGCAAATATGGGTCCAAACTCATGGTACCCAGGCATCGGGGTTGCCCAGCCATGGGGAAATGCGTCAGTAAATACTTCCTTTGTAGAGCAATGGACTCCTTCGGTAGCCCCCAACCAGGGATATCAGCAAGACTGTGAGCATCCATGGAGTTGGGGACCTGTACAAACAGCGCCTATAAATGTTCAACCGACACCCTATCCTGTCTATCCGGACTGCATGTGCCCGGGGTATCATCCAAGCTATGAAGCGGCTGAGAATACATCCTATCCTGTCTATCCTCCATTTATACATCAGGGTTACCCGCAGCATCCTGAGAGTGCAGCCCAAGGCAGTCAGTGGAGTCATGAATGGGGATTCCACCATCACGGCTTACCTATGAGCGGGTATGTATCGGACAATAGCCAGTTACAAGGGCAACAGTCCGCAAATCTCCCGCATCATCCGTTCGCCCATGAGAATGCACCTGTATATCCATTAGAGGGGTATACCACTCCCTATATGTTTTTGCCTGACTGCGGCTGCCGGGAGGGGAATGTGGAATCAGTACCTGCTTTCCCTGGAACGCAGGGAAACAGTGAAAGCCTGAATAATGGACCCCAAAACGAAGTTAACTCTTCTCCCAAACATAAAGATAGCAACGTGCGTAAAGGCAAGGGGAAAGATACCTCAGACAGTGCAGCCAAAGAAGATACATCCAAAGCCAAGGTTTCGGGTAAAAATGGTACTGCTAAAAATCAAAAGTCCCGTAAGACGGTAGCGATGGCTTCCCATTCCACTGCACGTAGCTCCCGCTCTCGCAAAAATCCCTGGATTAAGGACTGA
- the pheA gene encoding prephenate dehydratase — MKRIALLPEGTVSHEAIRYLIGDTPYELQFYKYIADVFQAVDKGKADYSVIPIENTIDGSVSLHMDWLVHEVDIQMQAEWVYPSIQNLIGYRSEFTNDRGELDLSKVVKIMSHPVALPQCKEFIQTTAAQAELESAGSTAEAVEIVKNNPGKGWTALGTKLAASKHGLDILVSKVTDHDNNFTRFVLIGHQPISLPRKPEGQRTSILVTPPQDFPGALHQILSAFAWRRLNLSRIESRPTKKQLGNYYFYIEILESLDSVLLPAAFAEIEALGCHVRILGSYPSYKYVEVAEPILEEQ, encoded by the coding sequence ATGAAAAGAATTGCACTTCTTCCGGAGGGAACCGTTTCCCATGAAGCGATTCGGTATTTGATAGGGGATACGCCCTATGAATTGCAGTTTTATAAGTATATAGCAGATGTATTTCAGGCTGTGGACAAGGGAAAGGCTGACTACAGTGTAATTCCGATTGAGAATACAATTGATGGCTCTGTAAGTTTGCATATGGATTGGCTTGTACATGAAGTGGACATTCAGATGCAAGCGGAATGGGTGTACCCTTCTATTCAAAACCTCATTGGATATCGCAGTGAATTTACCAATGACCGGGGCGAGCTGGATTTGAGCAAAGTGGTCAAAATTATGTCTCATCCCGTGGCGCTTCCGCAGTGTAAGGAGTTCATACAGACTACGGCTGCTCAGGCTGAGCTGGAGAGTGCAGGAAGTACGGCAGAAGCCGTCGAAATTGTTAAAAATAATCCGGGCAAAGGTTGGACTGCTCTGGGAACCAAGCTTGCGGCTTCCAAGCACGGATTGGATATTTTGGTCAGCAAGGTGACGGATCATGATAATAACTTTACCCGCTTTGTCCTGATCGGCCATCAGCCTATCAGCCTCCCGCGTAAACCTGAAGGTCAACGGACCAGTATTCTGGTGACACCACCGCAGGATTTTCCGGGGGCGTTGCATCAGATATTATCTGCATTTGCGTGGCGCAGGTTGAATCTGTCACGGATTGAATCGCGCCCGACCAAAAAGCAACTGGGAAACTACTATTTTTACATTGAAATTTTGGAATCTCTGGATTCCGTCCTGCTTCCCGCAGCATTTGCAGAGATTGAGGCTTTGGGATGTCACGTGCGCATCCTTGGTTCCTATCCAAGCTACAAGTATGTTGAAGTAGCGGAACCTATTTTAGAAGAACAATAA
- the thrB gene encoding homoserine kinase: MTVLKSARVRVPASTANLGPGFDTLGMALSLYAWVELKEAGQTAFHLYGDEMNGIPQDKTNLIYKVAQMVFQEAGVTVPELDISMYSDIPLTRGLGSSASAIVGALVAANTLIGSPLPDSKLFDMASAIENHPDNVGASLFGGIITAMWDGKHAKHLRLEPDANLEVLVVIPDFQLSTSKAREVLPAHVSLKDAVYNVSHASMLVAALASGRTDLIAEAMQDRLHQPYRAALVPGMTEILQDAHHYGALGVALSGAGPTLLALADRRENRRTELEQYLTETMGKKGITASVLKLRPESEGVKVYTNEKEIPFMDMIKGEVTI, translated from the coding sequence ATGACCGTTTTGAAAAGCGCAAGAGTGCGTGTGCCTGCAAGTACCGCCAATTTAGGCCCTGGTTTTGATACACTGGGCATGGCGTTGTCCTTGTATGCATGGGTTGAATTGAAAGAAGCCGGACAGACGGCTTTCCATTTATACGGGGACGAAATGAACGGCATTCCCCAGGATAAAACGAATCTGATTTATAAAGTAGCACAAATGGTTTTTCAGGAGGCTGGAGTAACAGTTCCTGAGTTGGATATTTCGATGTATTCGGATATTCCACTTACCCGTGGTTTAGGCAGTAGTGCTTCAGCCATTGTGGGTGCGCTTGTGGCTGCAAATACGCTGATCGGCTCACCTCTGCCAGATTCCAAGCTGTTTGACATGGCAAGTGCTATTGAAAATCATCCTGACAATGTGGGTGCCTCTTTGTTTGGCGGCATCATTACAGCGATGTGGGATGGCAAACATGCTAAACATTTACGGCTTGAGCCGGATGCGAATCTGGAGGTCTTGGTAGTCATTCCAGATTTCCAATTGTCTACCTCCAAGGCCAGAGAGGTTCTGCCCGCACATGTATCCTTGAAAGATGCTGTATACAATGTGAGCCATGCTTCGATGCTCGTAGCGGCATTGGCATCAGGCCGAACCGATTTGATCGCCGAGGCGATGCAGGATCGGCTTCACCAGCCTTATCGGGCGGCGCTTGTGCCGGGTATGACGGAGATTTTGCAGGATGCACATCATTATGGTGCTTTGGGTGTGGCTCTTAGCGGAGCCGGACCGACCTTGTTGGCATTGGCGGATCGCCGGGAGAACCGGAGAACGGAACTGGAACAGTATTTAACCGAAACAATGGGCAAGAAAGGAATCACTGCATCTGTTTTAAAATTGCGCCCAGAGAGCGAAGGCGTTAAAGTATATACTAATGAGAAAGAGATTCCTTTTATGGACATGATTAAAGGGGAAGTTACGATATGA
- the ilvE gene encoding branched-chain-amino-acid transaminase: MSEQWIYLDGQHVTKENAKVSVYDHGFLYGDGIFEGIRIYNGNIFKCKEHLDRLYDSAKSIQLNIPLSPDEMLEAMAETIRLNEMRNGYIRLVVSRGAGNLGLDPLRCPKASVIIIVEQLAIYPEEAYLTGLKTISVSQRRNIPDALNPKIKSLNYLNNILVKIQSNYAGVGEAIMLNSQGYVTEGSADNIFIVKNGVLYTPPCYLGALEGITRNAIIDLCAELGYALKEQPFTLHDVYVADEVFFTGTAAEVIAAYEVDGRTIGSGVAGPVTLELLAEFRKIVDQDGYKVWQD, translated from the coding sequence ATGTCAGAGCAATGGATTTATCTAGATGGACAGCATGTAACTAAGGAAAATGCAAAGGTTTCCGTATATGATCATGGTTTTTTGTATGGGGACGGGATATTTGAAGGCATTCGAATTTACAACGGTAATATTTTTAAATGTAAAGAGCATTTGGACCGTCTGTACGATTCTGCAAAATCAATTCAGTTAAACATTCCGTTGTCTCCAGATGAAATGCTGGAAGCGATGGCGGAAACGATTCGTCTTAACGAAATGCGTAATGGATACATTCGCTTGGTTGTATCGCGTGGTGCGGGGAATCTTGGGCTTGATCCTCTTCGCTGCCCGAAAGCAAGTGTTATCATTATCGTGGAGCAACTCGCCATCTACCCCGAGGAAGCTTATCTGACTGGGCTAAAGACGATTTCCGTCTCTCAGCGTCGTAACATTCCAGATGCTCTGAATCCGAAAATCAAATCGTTGAATTATCTCAACAACATCCTGGTAAAAATCCAGTCTAACTATGCTGGTGTGGGCGAGGCTATTATGCTAAATTCCCAAGGATATGTAACGGAAGGTTCCGCAGACAACATTTTTATCGTCAAAAACGGAGTATTGTATACGCCGCCTTGCTATCTGGGAGCGCTTGAGGGTATCACGCGTAATGCTATTATCGACTTGTGCGCCGAGCTCGGTTATGCGCTCAAGGAGCAGCCTTTTACGCTACATGATGTGTATGTCGCTGATGAGGTGTTCTTTACAGGAACTGCAGCAGAAGTTATTGCTGCTTATGAAGTAGATGGTCGTACGATTGGTTCTGGTGTCGCGGGTCCCGTGACTTTGGAGCTATTGGCCGAGTTCCGCAAGATCGTGGATCAAGACGGCTATAAAGTGTGGCAGGACTAA
- the ruvC gene encoding crossover junction endodeoxyribonuclease RuvC: MRFLGIDPGIAIVGFGFVDKIGSKVIPVQYGCIQTEAHTPEEERLLHVYEGMLQLIDKYKPDAVALEKLFFNRNVTTAMSVSQARGVLVLAAKQRGLPIGEYTPMQVKQAIVGYGKAEKKQVQEMVRMFLKLQVVPKPDDVADALAVAICHAHSYGLNSKLNEVLRK; encoded by the coding sequence TTGCGTTTTCTAGGAATTGATCCGGGCATTGCAATTGTGGGCTTTGGATTTGTGGACAAGATTGGCAGTAAGGTGATTCCTGTTCAATATGGCTGCATCCAGACGGAGGCTCATACACCGGAAGAAGAGCGGTTGCTTCATGTGTATGAAGGCATGCTGCAATTGATTGATAAATATAAGCCTGATGCGGTAGCGCTGGAAAAGCTTTTTTTTAATCGTAACGTAACAACCGCAATGTCTGTGAGTCAGGCGCGCGGTGTGCTGGTACTGGCTGCGAAGCAACGTGGTCTGCCTATAGGGGAATATACGCCTATGCAGGTGAAGCAGGCTATTGTAGGGTATGGAAAGGCTGAGAAGAAGCAAGTACAGGAAATGGTAAGAATGTTTCTGAAGCTTCAAGTCGTGCCCAAACCGGATGATGTGGCGGATGCTTTGGCAGTGGCTATTTGCCATGCGCATTCATATGGACTAAATTCAAAATTAAATGAGGTATTGCGAAAATGA